The Elaeis guineensis isolate ETL-2024a chromosome 13, EG11, whole genome shotgun sequence genome includes a region encoding these proteins:
- the LOC105055975 gene encoding uncharacterized protein isoform X2 codes for MEEDDENPPLAVRIEEINEDNASVSLSQSEDLRGTAGESPVGVTVITGYLGAGKSTLVNYILNAQHGKRIAVILNEFGEEIGVERAMINEGDGGALVEEWVELANGCVCCTVKHSLVQALEQLVQRKERLDHILLETTGLADPAPLASVLWLDDQLESAVRLDSIITVVDAKNLKLQLDEYRDYASFPEAFLQIAFADVVILNKIDLISREDGVPGTSDALDDLEKEIHNINALATIIRSLRCQVDLCKILDRQAYGAKNLSHLEELLEEHKSIPSRSHHDYSVRTFCINEQQPVDLTKLRSWLEDLLWEKKSNMDLYRCKGVLNVHGSDQLHTLQVVIWMWTFLVILSELAWY; via the exons ATGGAAGAAGACGACGAGAACCCTCCACTCGCCGTTCGAATCGAAGAAATAAACGAAGATAACGCGTCGGTATCTCTCTCACAATCCGAGGATCTCCGGGGAACCGCAGGAGAATCTCCGGTCGGAGTCACCGTCATCACCGGCTATCTCGGCGCCGGCAAATCTACG TTAGTTAACTACATCTTGAATGCCCAACATGGGAAGAGGATTGCAGTGATATTGAATGAGTTTGGGGAGGAGATTGGAGTTGAGAGGGCGATGATCAACGAGGGGGATGGTGGTGCGCTTGTTGAGGAGTGGGTGGAGTTGGCAAATGGATGTGTTTGTTGCACAGTAAAACACAGCCTCGTTCAAGCACTGGAGCAGCTTGTCCAGCGAAAGGAGAG ACTTGATCATATACTGCTAGAGACCACGGGCCTGGCTGATCCCGCTCCCCTTGCCTCTGTTCTTTGGCTGGATGATCAGCTGGAGTCAGCAGTGAGACTTGACTCTATTATTACT GTTGTGGATGCCAAGAACCTAAAGTTGCAGCTTGATGAATATCGTGATTACGCTTCATTTCCTGAAGCTTTTCTTCAAATTGCTTTTGCG GATGTTGTAATTCTAAACAAAATTGACTTGATATCTCGTGAGGATGGTGTACCTGGCACCTCAGATGCTTTAGATGACCTGGAAAAGGAGATTCATAACATCAATGCCCTTGCTACTATCATTCGATCTTTGCGCTGCCAGGTTGACCTATGCAAAATATTAGATCGCCAGGCCTATGGTGCCAAG AATCTTTCTCATTTAGAAGAACTGCTGGAAGAGCATAAATCCATACCTTCTAGGAGCCATCATGACTATAGTGTGCGCACTTTTTGCATAAATGAACAGCAGCCAGTTGATTTGACTAAG CTTCGTTCATGGCTTGAGGATCTTCTGTGGGAGAAAAAATCTAATATGGATTTGTACCGCTGTAAAGGGGTGTTAAATGTCCACGGCTCTGATCAACTTCATACCTTACAG GTCGTAATCTGGATGTGGACATTCTTGGTGATTCTCTCAGAGCTTGCATGGTACTGA
- the LOC105055975 gene encoding uncharacterized protein isoform X1: protein MEEDDENPPLAVRIEEINEDNASVSLSQSEDLRGTAGESPVGVTVITGYLGAGKSTLVNYILNAQHGKRIAVILNEFGEEIGVERAMINEGDGGALVEEWVELANGCVCCTVKHSLVQALEQLVQRKERLDHILLETTGLADPAPLASVLWLDDQLESAVRLDSIITVVDAKNLKLQLDEYRDYASFPEAFLQIAFADVVILNKIDLISREDGVPGTSDALDDLEKEIHNINALATIIRSLRCQVDLCKILDRQAYGAKNLSHLEELLEEHKSIPSRSHHDYSVRTFCINEQQPVDLTKLRSWLEDLLWEKKSNMDLYRCKGVLNVHGSDQLHTLQAVREIYEIVPARKWQQKEKQTNRIVFIGRNLDVDILGDSLRACMVLT from the exons ATGGAAGAAGACGACGAGAACCCTCCACTCGCCGTTCGAATCGAAGAAATAAACGAAGATAACGCGTCGGTATCTCTCTCACAATCCGAGGATCTCCGGGGAACCGCAGGAGAATCTCCGGTCGGAGTCACCGTCATCACCGGCTATCTCGGCGCCGGCAAATCTACG TTAGTTAACTACATCTTGAATGCCCAACATGGGAAGAGGATTGCAGTGATATTGAATGAGTTTGGGGAGGAGATTGGAGTTGAGAGGGCGATGATCAACGAGGGGGATGGTGGTGCGCTTGTTGAGGAGTGGGTGGAGTTGGCAAATGGATGTGTTTGTTGCACAGTAAAACACAGCCTCGTTCAAGCACTGGAGCAGCTTGTCCAGCGAAAGGAGAG ACTTGATCATATACTGCTAGAGACCACGGGCCTGGCTGATCCCGCTCCCCTTGCCTCTGTTCTTTGGCTGGATGATCAGCTGGAGTCAGCAGTGAGACTTGACTCTATTATTACT GTTGTGGATGCCAAGAACCTAAAGTTGCAGCTTGATGAATATCGTGATTACGCTTCATTTCCTGAAGCTTTTCTTCAAATTGCTTTTGCG GATGTTGTAATTCTAAACAAAATTGACTTGATATCTCGTGAGGATGGTGTACCTGGCACCTCAGATGCTTTAGATGACCTGGAAAAGGAGATTCATAACATCAATGCCCTTGCTACTATCATTCGATCTTTGCGCTGCCAGGTTGACCTATGCAAAATATTAGATCGCCAGGCCTATGGTGCCAAG AATCTTTCTCATTTAGAAGAACTGCTGGAAGAGCATAAATCCATACCTTCTAGGAGCCATCATGACTATAGTGTGCGCACTTTTTGCATAAATGAACAGCAGCCAGTTGATTTGACTAAG CTTCGTTCATGGCTTGAGGATCTTCTGTGGGAGAAAAAATCTAATATGGATTTGTACCGCTGTAAAGGGGTGTTAAATGTCCACGGCTCTGATCAACTTCATACCTTACAG GCAGTGAGAGAAATATATGAGATTGTACCTGCTCGCAAATGGCAACAAAAGGAGAAACAAACAAACAGAATAGTTTTCAT AGGTCGTAATCTGGATGTGGACATTCTTGGTGATTCTCTCAGAGCTTGCATGGTACTGACTTAA
- the LOC105056025 gene encoding UDP-glycosyltransferase 83A1: MSLPHALILPYPAQGHVIPLLELSYCLIDNGFKITFVNTENNHKRVLANLSKKEGEMKGINLVAVPDGLESEEDRKDLGRVNDGFLKNMPICLEELIRRSNESEDDRITCMIIDVSMGWALEIAKKMGLRAAAFWPASAGILATTLSIPKLIENGVIDPEGTLKQQMFQLDADMPPMNSNHLVWTCFSDPELRPKLFNYTVNSIRAVKIAEHIICNSFKEIELPAFTYAPNIIPVGPLLTGERFGKPIGHFWPEDATCMAWLDEQPANSVIYVAFGSFTIFNQIQFQELALGLELSGRTFLWVVRLDLTSETSDAYPEGFRDRVMTKGRMVGWAPQQKVLAHPSISCFISHCGWNSTLEGVRNGVPFLCWPYFADQFLNQSYICDIWRIGLQMIANESGIITKEHIKLRVEELLGDKTMRARALELKEIANRSVIKGGSSFENLKSFADAMK; the protein is encoded by the exons ATGAGCTTGCCACATGCACTCATCCTACCATACCCGGCACAAGGTCATGTTATCCCCCTACTGGAGCTCTCTTACTGCTTGATTGATAATGGTTTCAAGATCACATTTGTCAATACTGAAAATAACCACAAGCGTGTTCTTGCCAACTTGTCCAAGAAGGAAGGTGAAATGAAGGGAATAAATTTGGTTGCAGTACCAGATGGATTGGAATCTGAAGAAGATCGGAAAGATCTTGGGAGGGTTAATGATGGTTTTCTGAAGAACATGCCTATATGTTTGGAGGAATTGATACGAAGGAGTAATGAGTCAGAAGATGACAGGATCACATGTATGATAATTGACGTTAGCATGGGATGGGCTCTTGAGATCGctaagaagatgggacttcggGCAGCTGCATTCTGGCCAGCATCTGCCGGGATTTTGGCAACAACGTTGAGCATTCCCAAGTTAATTGAGAATGGTGTCATTGATCCAGAGG GAACACTAAAGCAACAGATGTTCCAACTGGATGCAGACATGCCACCCATGAACTCCAATCATTTAGTGTGGACTTGCTTTAGTGACCCTGAATTACGACCAAAGCTCTTCAACTACACAGTCAACAGTATTCGAGCAGTCAAGATTGCTGAACACATAATTTGCAACTCATTCAAGGAGATTGAGCTGCCAGCATTCACCTATGCCCCAAATATAATTCCTGTGGGACCATTATTGACAGGCGAGCGGTTTGGAAAACCTATTGGTCACTTCTGGCCTGAGGATGCAACTTGCATGGCTTGGCTCGACGAGCAGCCAGCCAACTCAGTCATCTATGTGGCCTTTGGGAGCTTCACCATCTTTAACCAAATCCAATTCCAAGAGCTTGCTCTAGGGCTTGAGCTCTCAGGAAGAACATTTTTGTGGGTAGTGAGGCTAGACCTAACAAGTGAGACAAGTGATGCCTACCCAGAAGGCTTTAGAGACCGAGTTATGACAAAGGGGAGGATGGTGGGTTGGGCACCTCAACAGAAGGTTTTGGCACACCCTTCTATTTCTTGTTTCATATCCCATTGTGGCTGGAATTCAACACTAGAAGGGGTGAGAAATGGAGTGCCTTTCTTGTGTTGGCCTTACTTTGCTGATCAATTCCTCAACCAAAGCTACATTTGCGATATTTGGAGGATTGGTTTGCAGATGATAGCTAATGAGAGTGGGATCATAACAAAGGAACATATCAAGTTGAGAGTGGAAGAATTGCTTGGTGACAAGACAATGAGGGCAAGAGCATTAGAGCTGAAGGAAATTGCAAATAGATCTGTCATCAAAGGAGGGTCTTCATTTGAGAATCTTAAAAGTTTTGCTGATGCCATGAAATAA